In Candidatus Delongbacteria bacterium, the sequence ATAACTGTTGAGTCGTTACTTACAATATTGTCTATATAAACTTGCAGTTCTTGTTTTAAAGGCTCATATTTATCGTATTGACTACAGTTTGTTATGTTTCCAAAGATCACCATGATTATAATCCCCCAATGATATTTATACTCTGTCATAATTCCTACATAATAAACTTACATAAGCCGTTAGCTGATACTATTGGTTAAATACCACAACCTATTGTAGTCTATAGCCAAACAAGCTTCTATTGTAAGGATCATTTAACTTCACTCACCAATGATTATTATATCATCTCTTTCGAATTTTTAAAAGTTATTTTTTCAGAAAACTGTTTTAGTCAAGTGAATTCACTTTCTAGAACTTGAATCAATCTCATAAATATCAATTTAATTTGTTTCGATATCAATATATCAGAAATTTTATAGAGTGTCAGTAAAAAATCCACATACAATACATTATACTAGATACAACGATAAACAATATTTAATCTTCTTGCAAATTCACAACAAATTTTCATTTTATTATCAAAATCAACGCTGTAGACTACTAAAACAGCCTCTATTATTAAATTGATTCGGAATTTTTATGATCTTTGTTAACTTCATCAGCCATAGTGAAAACACTCCAACAAAGAATCATTATAATCATAATTGTTTTTTTCATAAAATCCTCTCAAAGCTTAAATTTTAAAGGTATATGACATGGTGTTGTTCGGTAATACACAGGGATTATCTTTTCTAAAAAAGATTATCTCTATGATCATTCACTGCTTATAAGTCTAATAACAGTTAATGATTATAAAAAAGGGCATCATTACTTTGTGTAAGATGCCCTTTAGGTTAAAAGATATGACTATTTAATCTTTTAGTCATGTGGCACTATTTAACAAGAACCATTTTTTTAGTAATAGTTTTTGTAGGAGAAGTTAGAGTATAGAAGTAAACGCCACTGTTAAGATTTGAAGCATCAAACATTACTGTGTGGTTTCCAGCATTCAAGTTTCCATTTACTAGAGTAGATACAAGCTCACCGTTAGAGTTGTAAACACTAAGTTCTACTTTACCAGACATGTTGCTGAAGAAGTTGATAGAAGTAGTAGGGTTGAATGGATTTGGATAGTTTTGAGCAAGTGTAGTAGATCCAGGAAGAAGTTCAACTACTGCTCCACCATTCAATTCAACTAATGCTGAAAGATTCCAAATATATTCTAGTCCTGAATAGTTGCTCAATTTTGCCCAACTTAAACCATTAGGTGTAGATTGAATCCAAGAGTGAGTTGAATTTGGAACATTGATTTCTGCAGAAAAATAGTTCTCGTCTGTTTGAGTAGTCATCGCTGGAACCGATAGTACAATTGCAAATGGGTTTTCAATAAAACAATCAACATTAACATCTACTTCATTTTCTATGTAAAGATCGCCATTTTTACCAAGAGTTTCGATTGTACCTTCAAGACCAGAAATAACTGGAAGTGAATTTGTCATAGTACCATTAAATTCAACAATTTTCCAAGGATTAACATAACCAGCTCCACCAGCAGCTTTAATTTTAAGAACCTTAGAAACATAATCGTTACCAAGATCAAAGTCTAGTGCAATGTCAAATGCTGTCGAACCATCATATGCTAAAGCTGAACCAACAAACTCAATTCCATATCCTAACCAAACAGAATCTCCTCCAATAAAAACTGGATTTGACATAGCCTGATCAGATTCTCCTTCATCGTAAACAGCAGAAATGCCATAAGAATAAGTACCTGTGTCAAGTCCTAGGTCTGAATAGCTAGTAGTATTTGATTGAGCTAAATAAGTACCGTTTCTATAGATTTTGTAATATAATACATCACCTTTAGTGCTACTTAAAGGATACTGAGCTGTGTAAATTCCAGATTTTTCTTTACCAGATTTTAATTCAGGATAAGCATTTGCAAAATTTTGGTTTTTTACGCCTAATTCTACAACATCTCCACCATTGTATTGAACAACAGCTCTGATAAAGTAAGTTTCATTCCATGAAGCCCATGAAGAACCATCGAAATCCCAAGCTCTACCATTGTTTTCTTGATTAAATCCCATAAAAATATCATCATTTATACTGCCGAAACCAACAACAAAATCACCATCGAACATGATATTATCAGCAGAAACATCAATTTCAACCCAATCATTTTCTACGCCTGTTGCTGGATAAGTAGCCAACATATCACCAGGTTGAGTTCCTGTCCAATCATAAACTTCAGCATTGAAACCACTTGTGCCAGAAGTGATAAAATACTTAAGGGTTAAGATTTTCCCTGCCGCTGCTGGTGTTAATCTGCTAGACATAGTTGCACCAACCCATTTATAACCGTCGTGAACTTCACCCTCATCAAAAATCAATTCTTCAGGTTCACCAGATGAACCACCATTTGGAGCAGTCCAATTTAAACTTACTTCACTTCCAGAAACAACAGCTTCTACATTTGTTGGAGGAATAATTCCAAGAAGATCTTTGATAATTGCCATTGTACCATTATGATTGAATCCAGAATCTGAATAATAAACCTTATAATCTGGACCAATCAGAACATTGTAAGGAATATAACCCGTTCCATTAAAATCACTTGAATACGCACCTAGTTCAGTAGATGTTGATAGCCAATATGTAAGATTTGGATCAAACTTTGTTCTCCAACTTGAACCATTTACATTATCCCAACTATTTACATCTGTTATTGCAGCACAAATAAATAGTGGGCCATCTTCTTTACCAAACTCATTCCATGTTTCTTCTAAAACTGGAGCTTCTGCTTGACAAGGTACACACCAAGTTTCTGAAAAATCAAACCATACAACTTTACCTTGATCAATAAGATCATATAAAGTGATATCTACAGGTTCACCACCAGTTGATGCTTTGAATGTGAAATTTTCAACAACATCACCTACTTGATACGCTCCGAATGACATTGCTGTTAAAAGCAACATTGTCATTACTGTGATCATTTTTTTCATAATAAACTCCCCTTTATTAAGTTCGGGGCTTAAGCTAAACTAAAATTAGCCTTAAATCAAGGCAAATACATACAAAACACACCTAAAATGGTCAAGTTTTTATAGATGAAGAAATATTTGTCATTAAAGAAAATATTTTTTATTGTTCAATAACTTATGAACTTAAATGGTATTTCTATATCCTCAGCAAACTCTTCTCCAGTTTCTTTCATATCTTCATCATTTTTTTCATAAAACCAGCTAACTAATATTTTACCATCTTTTTTATGATAGGTCTCTAAAATCTCTAAAAGATCAAAAATGCATTTCGTACTAGAAGTATCTATATATTGTAAATTTAAATTCAGTTCCACAGGTCCTCTAACTTTGAAAATATATTCTTTGAGCCATGTATAAATAGGATCAAAAAACTCAATAGTATTGTCTGGATATGAAGAACCCTTCAATTCCATTACT encodes:
- a CDS encoding DUF1987 domain-containing protein, which encodes MRSMSIPGTKNSLNIELNGETGVMELKGSSYPDNTIEFFDPIYTWLKEYIFKVRGPVELNLNLQYIDTSSTKCIFDLLEILETYHKKDGKILVSWFYEKNDEDMKETGEEFAEDIEIPFKFISY
- a CDS encoding T9SS type A sorting domain-containing protein; the encoded protein is MKKMITVMTMLLLTAMSFGAYQVGDVVENFTFKASTGGEPVDITLYDLIDQGKVVWFDFSETWCVPCQAEAPVLEETWNEFGKEDGPLFICAAITDVNSWDNVNGSSWRTKFDPNLTYWLSTSTELGAYSSDFNGTGYIPYNVLIGPDYKVYYSDSGFNHNGTMAIIKDLLGIIPPTNVEAVVSGSEVSLNWTAPNGGSSGEPEELIFDEGEVHDGYKWVGATMSSRLTPAAAGKILTLKYFITSGTSGFNAEVYDWTGTQPGDMLATYPATGVENDWVEIDVSADNIMFDGDFVVGFGSINDDIFMGFNQENNGRAWDFDGSSWASWNETYFIRAVVQYNGGDVVELGVKNQNFANAYPELKSGKEKSGIYTAQYPLSSTKGDVLYYKIYRNGTYLAQSNTTSYSDLGLDTGTYSYGISAVYDEGESDQAMSNPVFIGGDSVWLGYGIEFVGSALAYDGSTAFDIALDFDLGNDYVSKVLKIKAAGGAGYVNPWKIVEFNGTMTNSLPVISGLEGTIETLGKNGDLYIENEVDVNVDCFIENPFAIVLSVPAMTTQTDENYFSAEINVPNSTHSWIQSTPNGLSWAKLSNYSGLEYIWNLSALVELNGGAVVELLPGSTTLAQNYPNPFNPTTSINFFSNMSGKVELSVYNSNGELVSTLVNGNLNAGNHTVMFDASNLNSGVYFYTLTSPTKTITKKMVLVK